In Synechocystis sp. PCC 6714, the following are encoded in one genomic region:
- a CDS encoding CO2 hydration protein, with protein MTQAPLAPSRHPLREYIQNLEAGQALLADSPENTLEVVGILKSYGVILDAYSINLQYIANTQYLKLFPFFKYFNGSVTGDRLLKHWWHNRINYEYAEYCMKAMMWHGGGKLDEYLDGVEFKVNVGKLIRAKIKGNPFLQLLNRIFPEFLPEQMRMMAYYSALGQFWRVMADIFLSLSDRYDRGEIKTIPAVVQHIQDGLVADAARPVTYQLELSGITYDILSPSANLAFLMETAVPYVEAVFFRGTPFPGTISYNAQAGQIPPDQSLFTYGALYADPLPVGGAGIPPTLLMQDMRHFLPDYLHRVYQASLRQEGDLLVQICESFQKSMFCVTTAAIRGLAPYPLETNDPQEQETNRAYLENWMNRFVTSRVEIINLP; from the coding sequence ATGACCCAAGCTCCCCTCGCTCCATCCCGTCATCCTCTCAGAGAATATATTCAAAACCTAGAAGCGGGCCAGGCTCTGTTGGCGGATTCCCCAGAAAATACCTTAGAAGTGGTGGGCATTCTCAAAAGTTATGGCGTGATCCTCGATGCCTATTCCATCAATCTGCAATACATTGCTAACACTCAGTATCTCAAGTTGTTTCCCTTTTTTAAGTATTTCAACGGCAGTGTTACTGGCGATCGCCTATTGAAACATTGGTGGCACAATCGGATTAATTATGAATATGCGGAATATTGCATGAAGGCGATGATGTGGCATGGGGGGGGAAAATTAGATGAATATTTGGATGGTGTGGAATTCAAAGTCAATGTGGGTAAATTAATCAGAGCAAAGATTAAAGGGAATCCGTTTCTACAACTGCTCAACAGGATTTTTCCGGAATTTTTGCCCGAACAAATGCGAATGATGGCCTACTATTCTGCCTTGGGGCAATTTTGGCGGGTTATGGCAGATATTTTCTTAAGTCTTTCCGACCGTTATGACCGGGGAGAAATCAAAACTATCCCTGCGGTGGTACAACATATTCAGGATGGCCTAGTGGCCGATGCCGCCCGTCCCGTTACCTACCAATTAGAGCTGAGCGGAATTACCTACGACATTCTGTCCCCCAGTGCCAATCTGGCTTTTTTAATGGAAACCGCTGTGCCTTACGTGGAAGCGGTATTTTTCCGGGGTACTCCTTTCCCTGGAACTATTTCCTACAACGCCCAGGCAGGACAAATTCCGCCGGACCAAAGTTTATTCACCTATGGCGCTCTCTATGCCGATCCCTTACCCGTTGGTGGGGCGGGTATTCCCCCCACTCTGTTAATGCAGGATATGCGCCACTTTTTACCGGACTATCTCCACCGGGTTTATCAAGCATCCCTAAGACAGGAAGGGGATTTGTTGGTGCAAATTTGTGAGAGTTTTCAGAAGTCCATGTTTTGCGTCACCACCGCCGCCATTCGGGGTTTAGCCCCCTACCCCCTAGAAACAAATGATCCCCAAGAACAGGAAA